One Nicotiana tabacum cultivar K326 chromosome 23, ASM71507v2, whole genome shotgun sequence genomic window, attcttagatttttattatgTTATGTGGTTTTGTTCACCTCGGGTGTTGTATTCCCTGTTGCtattatttggtactacttatcatttatcttcttcttcttcttcccgagccgagggtctattggaaacaacctctctacctgcattaggtaggggtaaggtttgcgtacagactatcctccccaaaccccacctGTTGGGAAcatactgagtttgttgttgtttatttttttttaggttAGCCATATTTAAATCCAATAAAACATGAGAGAATATTTATGCACGTGTTGAAACATGTTAAAACTGGAGCTTATAGCATTTGTTAAGTGACTGAAAGTAATTAAAATCTAGCCATTATGGTGAAGCATGTGGATCTGAAGTGGGCTGGATCAACCGTGGTGGTAGGGCAACTGGTTGGATTTTGattaaagaaatagaagatgataGATAGTTATTGGCTTTCTTCTGGGACGGAATGGGAGGTGATAAGATggtgtttgtttcttttttcccttGCTCCCTCTACAATCTAAGAAAGGGGCTATAACAGTTGAATGGGTTTAGGTTTATGCAGAAGTTATTGTCAGTAGTCGACTTTCTCTTCTACCAAGTAGAATATGCATTATTTTGATGGTCGTTCTCATTCATATTAAATATGAAGCGAAGTTGGCTGTTCTTTCGGGCCAAGTTTCTGTTAAAGCTATTGTCAGTTGCCGGATTTCTCTTTTACCAAGTAGAATATGCATTACTTTCATGTTTTACTGTCATTGCATGTCAAGTTTGCAGTGTCATTAGCATTTTATGCTGGCCAAGCTTAGGGCTATGTAGTTCCTTGAGAAATGCAAGTTTATCGACTATGCCCTCCTGGTTATGGGTCTGGTTAAGATGCAGATTTTGGATCTAAAATGTCTTACTGAGCCCTACCTTTTATAAAGTTGTGGAGAGAAGGGAGCTTTGCATCATGCTAATGTTTATTATTGAGAAAATGCATAAAGTACCCATTAAACTTGTCCAGAAAAATCATTTGCACACCTAAACTTTACGGGCGACCTTTTACCCCCTTATTCTAAACTTAAGTGAATTTAATACCCTCTTGAGAGATGACAAGTGTAGTTCATTTCATGCGCGTGAAGGCAAAAAAACCAgcttaaaactaatttaattgtCCAGGTGTCACTTTCCTATTGGATATTATAACTAATTAAACTTAATActaattttttctcttttcttattcatttttcttttctttttcgtttttcttctctttcttcattttaacAGAAGCAGTGAACCAATGGCTCTAGCTTGGCTAAATTATCCATTTCCGGTGACCTTATTCTTATCTCCGTCCTTCTCCAATTGAGATTTTCTCCATTCGATTTTTCATCTATTTGCTGAAAAATACTTCTTTAGAACCAGAAATAGTGTTGAAAAGAAGACAAGGTGTCACCAGAAAATTCTCCGGCCGGAGAAAATTTATAGGTCCTTAACTAGTGGCTCTATATCTCAGGTTTCGTTCAATCTTCCAATACAAAACTAGGAGGAATAAAGTGACAAAAATTCTCCTAAGGAAACCCAGCGAAGGGAATTAGGAGCACAAACCCACCTTGTCAAAAAATACGGTACCGACGACACCAAGCTTTCCGGCCAACCAAACATTTCTCTCTATCCCAAGCTTTCCGGCCCTTTTTCTCCTTAATTTCGTGTAATGTCAAAGCCACAAATAAATTTATCtacaacaaaaaaagaagaatagaGATAGAGTTGATGGGTTTATGGGAGGTTGCGGCGGTGAATGGCTTCCATGGTGGCGGGCGGCAAAAATAATGATGAAGGAAGGTGGAGAagatgaaatgaaaaaaagaatggaaaaggaaagaagaagtaaaaaaaatgaaatagtgTAGCATTTGATACATGGCGCCTGTTAACACAGCCCAACACAAGACTGGTTCAGTATTTTGAAGGAGGTATTAAATTTAGTTTAGATGAGAATAGTGGGGTATTAGGTCGCCCGTAAAGTTTAGGTGTGTATATGATTTTCCCGGACAAGTTGAATGGGTACTTTATGCATTTTCTCTTTATTATttgttcttgatttttcttttctgtttaaGGAATTCTTGTGTTATAACATTGATTGTGAAATTAGGTTGCTACTAATGCTACCAACAATAAGGAAGAGGTTGCGGTATGTCTTGGGACTGAATCACAGATGGTGGAGCCCATGATAGAAATTGTTACATGTCGTGGTTCAGACATTAAAAGGCACCCAAATATTGAAAGTTCAAGTGATGATAAGGTCATTTGCTCTTCAGAACTCGATGCTAAATTGACAGCAGAAGTCCATTCTGATCCTGCAGGCCTTGAATTTCAATATTCACTTTCAAGCAATGGTAAGTTGGATATAACAAAATCCTTGCCAAAACCTTCAGGGATATCTTCAGGATGCTTGTCTGAAAAAGCTGAAGTAAATATTACCACTGTAGTCAATTCAGAATATAGTGACTGTAAATTAGAGGAAGACGATAAAAAGGCACCAATGGGTGATAATAATATAACTAATACTGATGAATCACCCAGCGCTCTCTGTCAATCGAATCAAGAATCTAAGATTGCTGAAGTTGCGGTAGGACCAAGGAAGAGTTCAGGACACAAGGAAAGTTCAAAACCTGCTGAAGATGCACCTAGATCCAGCTTACCAGTCACAAATCCTTTACCAGCTTCTAATCACCGTAAAGTAGTTTTATCCATGGGAAAATCATCTACTGGAACAACCAAGTCTTCTGCTCCTGAGAATCAAACATCCTCAAAAGCTCGTAATCACGATTCTAATGGTAGACCGAGAGGAATGTCTGAGATTAATCTTAGtaataaaagagagagagagtcaaTGGATTCTGGTAGGGATGAGGAGAGGCGTGAAAGACCAAAGAAAATGTTGAAAGAGCTCCCAAAGTCATCAGTTGGTTCGGCATCGAAGACCTCGCAGTCGACCAAGCTCTCTCATGCTCCAGTGAAGCGAACAGTATCAGAAGCAAAGGATTCAGTCCTCAATTCGTCTGCTAAAACATCAGCTGTGCGTAGCAACCCTGCTGGTTCACACTCTGCAGAGTCTTCTACTTCACTGCAAAGTGAGAGTGCCTCACATGTACATAATAAAGCTACAGGTACACATTTGACACAGAAAGGTGAAAAGATAAACCAGCCCAATTCCCAACCATCTTCTAAAGTGAATACACATCTGATGCATCCTCCATCTTCGTCATCTCCTGCGGCACTAAGTGATGAAGAGGTAGAAGTTGAATTAATGAATTTATAAAGCTTACTGTTTTctcttcttcaaaaaaaaaagataaagctTACTGTTTTCTCACTTAGCTTACACTTGTCCATCATCCATATGTAGCTTGCTCTACTGCTTCATCAAGAACTTAATAGTTCTCCTAGAGTTCCTCGAGTGCCACGGATGCGTCATGCTGGTAGCTTACCTCAGTTAACCTCTCCAACGGGTACAAGTGTGCTAATGAAGCGAACATCCAGTGGTGGAGGAAAAGATCATGGTTTGGTAAGCTAGATTTTTTCCTGTAATGGGCAATCATCTGCTTTTTTTGGATTTATTCTGACATATGAGTTTATATTTGCTGTAGACATCTAAAAGAAAGTCAAAGGATATAGGCAAAGATGGTTCAAACTGTTCCCAGGAAGAGGTGGTTCAGGAAACTAAGAAATCCGAGAGATCAATTTCTCCTGGTTGTAGGAGAGAAGAAGATTCTGTTATTAAGAGAGGAGGAGATGGTGGATCAGCAAAAAGTGTGCAGTCTCTGAAGAAGAGTAACATACTTGCCTCCAATACTTCTGCAAGTAGTAGTTTGTGTGCCTCAAAAGAGGCAAATAAGCAGAACTTGTCCTCAATGCACAATTCACCAAGTGCAGCTGCTGCTGATGATGCAAAAGTGGTTGGACATCCTTCGCGTCGTACTTTACCAGGTTTTGCCTTCTCGAGAGTTATATATGCTGGATGTTCTTAAAAAATAATTCCTTATATTTTGGATCTTCTGACTGTTACTATGAAATTCCTCCTTATTGTTGCTACATATTTTTCTGCATTTTTAGGCTTGCTTGCTGAGATTATGAGCAAAGGTCAAAGAATGACTTATGAAGAGCTTTGCAATGCAGTCCTTCCGGTACAGTTGCTTTAAAGAGATAAGATACAATCTCTTTCTGGTGTTAATTAATTTGTCTTCTCATCTTCCTTCTTTTGCTGTAGCACTGGCCCAACTTGAGGAAGCACAACGGAGAACGTTACGCGTATTCAAGTCACTCTCAGGCTGTTCTTGATTGCTTAAGGAACCGAAGTGAATGGTCTCGCCTGGTCGATCGAGGTCCCAAGGTATGCTTTAACAATTCCTGTGACATTTTATCACTTGGTTTGattttttaacttaaaatatccCTTAAGTTTACCTAGAAGTTTAAATTCATCCTTAATATATTGTAACTAACAAGAAATACCCTTAATGTTTAAGACTAACAGTGAATAAACAAAGCCTCCATTGTAAACTAAATGACATGTTTCAGCCTTCTCCAATTCTGAAAGACTCAGCTAAGGTTGCCATTTAAGTCATCTGCCAAGTGCTTTTTTACACTTCCTAATAAAGAAGGGAAGACTTGGAGAAAGAGAGAGTTATGGGAGATAAAACTCAAATTCAATATCCAGCTCTGTGGGTTCAACTGGTACATCTTTCTGACAATGAGAATCTCCACATTCTTACCTTTTCAGAAGCTTGTCGAAAAAGTTGGTAACACTGGCTTGCCATATATATGGCATCAAAAAGTTGTTGTCCCTCACATTTATTAGACGatggaataaaaaagaaaattcttCTGTTCACCATGGATTTCTCTTTGTTCATAGAATCCCGGAGATACCATTTCCTGTTTGCCAAAGTGGTGATTGCACCCCAAATGAGGGAGAAGAAGAATGGTCTTTATTTTGACTATAAAAGAAATAATTCTCCTAGTAATTTTTAGGAGTATTAAAAAGGGTTTCTCTCAGTATGCAGCCGCCAAAGTGCGATTTGGCTGGTTCCCTGAGCATACTGTGTGAAGGAAATAGGCAACTGCGCTATGTTTCCTTTTACCTTTCCAAACTCCTGCAGTAAATCTGGATAGCTCTTGCAATTAAAGAAACTTGTCGCATCAATGGTTGAGTTGATGAAATTTCTTAAAGTAATATGTTACTGTGGCTATATTTAATTGTTGAGCGAGGGAAGGTTCAATTTGAGGCAGTCTCTTGTCCTAGAGTGAGGTCACTGGGAAGAATCGATGGTGTGGGCATCAAATATTGGGAAAATAGTTAGTTTTGAAGGCTCTGCGGCTGATTTATGCTTCACCTCGATTTCTTTCGAAAAAGAGTGAATGTCGAAGTTTGTTGTCTTGACCTACTGATCTCCTTGTAACCCTGCCCGCTTGCGTGCCCACCCAAATAAGGCAGAAAACCATCCATGAAGCTTAGGTTACTGCTGAAAGGAACTATGTTGATTAATGCTTGTTAAGGAATGGTGTGCATATTCAATTTACCATTTGGATTCTTATTTGACTTATATCCTTTTAATGTTTAACTTTTCTTTATCAGACCAGTACAAGTAGGAAGAGACGCAAGCTTGATGTTGATTCCCAATTTACTGAATCAGAGGATAATGAAGATTGCATGGATAGAGCTGCAAAAGATATCAGGAACAGGACTTTTGAATCAAATCAGGAAGAGTTTCCCAAAGGCAAGAGGAAGGCGAGAAAGCGCAGGCGACTGGCTCTTCAAGGAAGAGGCATAAAGGATGTGAGGAGGCGGCACAAGGCTGAGGTTTCTAGTGATGAGGAGATTGCCTCATCCTCTGAATCGCGTGAGGACAGCATGTTCAGCGAAGATGAGGTACAAGGTGGTGAAACTTCTCCAGCTGGAAATGAGGCCTCTGCTAGCTCTGATGAGAGAGTGACCATGTTATAATTTGTGTTAGGTGCTTTTTTTTTCGTGGGGTGTTTAATACATGACATCTATGATTAGCAACACTAACTCGCAGATCTTGTTAAGTGGCAATAACTTTCTATACTCACTGCAGATTCTTGCATACATGAGGTTACGGCACTATAGTCATTGTTTATAGGGTGTGTTGACTCGTAGCATTGGCCATGTCATGTACCAGTCCTATTTGCATGTTTGCTGGTATGTGTTCTTGGGTGGCCTGGGTATACCATCAGCTGCCTGTTGATACCTTATGATTTTGTCATTAAGATTCATGCAGTGATTAGTAGATGAAAGTTGTCTGCGGAAGCTGTAATCCGCTGTAAATATTTTAGATGCTCCACAACTTCTAAACTGCAAATTTTTGTGTATTTGTGCTCCTGAAAGTTTTGAAGCTTCTGTGGAGTGAAGCTTGACAATTTCAGTTATTCCCTTGCTTTTAGTTGATTTCTGATTTCACGGTATTAAGCTGGTTAACACATTtggatctctctctctctctctcggttaGGGAAGTTGGTTAATTAAAATGCTGAATGGCTTTATATATGTTGTGTAAGCCCTCTTGGAGCGCATTTCGACAATTTTGATATGCTGTCGAAAAAGATGCTCGGTGATTTGTTCGTTGCAGGATTCGTTAGTATTTGGATCGGCGGATTGGGGAAGCAAACGTTGAGCAGCTTACGCAAAGTGCTTTTGAAGCCGTCTCTGTTTGATTCTTGCTCCATGCTTAAGTTCTACTTGCTGCATTTCATTTTGTAAGGAGTAAAAGTTCTTGCAGCCTCCTTGCTATCTATTAAAGATATATACTAGTATAATAAAGTACAGATAAATTACACCGGAAAATAATACTTGGACAATAAGAAACAATTTAGACCTCTTTAATTCTtcgtttttttaaaaattaaaagactTTGTGAGTTATTGTTTGAGGGGTTAAATATCTCTCTTCCATCACGGTCTTGTTAACAATTATGAAAGGTTTAAATTTAGAATACATTTTGAACAATCTCTAATACCTAAGTCTTATTTCaagtataaaaaaaaactatattcTTATTCATACAGAAGATTAAGTGCTTTGACTTTACACTAATCATATCAACTTTTTGAGATGAGTAGCTTTAAGTTTTTCGAGCCATTGACTTAATGAAGATGCGGATaatgttttaaattaatttaatcttaaaaaaataaattataagtcATCAAATAAATCGCAAAAATTGAATGTAAACTAAGTATAATTCGGTATAGGATTGAGCCTTGCCGGGCGACGCTGTTTCCTTTAAATTTTAgtcaaacaagaaaaaagaagaaaaggaggcTCGGAATTGTCTTTGTTGGTTTGAATATTCAGGTAATATTTGGAGCATTTCGAtaatctaaaagaaaaaaaaagaagaagaagtatattcaatttaccaaaaaaataaacttaaataaggaaatacaatATTGAAGAAAAGAGGGAAAGAGTAGTGAATTCGAGAAAGTACAGGGTGTGATTGGGTATATCATATATAAAAGGTAGGTGGAGGAAAACTCAAAAGACAGTAAGGGAGAGAGACGGTTTGTGTAtttgtgcatcacctcaaaaatCCAAATCGGGGGAAATTTGGGTATTCTCCTGTAATCTAGGGTTCTTCCTTCCCATTTACCTCCCCTTTTTCGCTTTCCGATCCTTAGGGTTCGTATATTCTTTTCTTTATACTCTTATTTTGGAAAATCCAATTTATTCAGATTTTTAATTTATAGTTGACACTTTTCTatttgttttttggtattttgtaGAATTGAGTAGTGGATCATGACGATTCCAGATTCGGGATACATGATGGAAAATGGATCTATTGAATTGCCGTGCACGCCCGAAGAAGAGGCTAGGATCATTCAGGAGCTTACCCGCAAAGCTGAATCCAATTTGCGAGAAGGCAATACCTATTATGTTATTTCTAACAGGTTCCTCATCCctactttgcttttcttttatctACTTTTGTTTGCCATTGATGCTTTAACTAGGCATTGCACGGAGTTCTCAGTttgtgtttcttttttctttctaaacatgaaaaaaaatgatgatttgcTTATTCTGAATCCGCTGTTATGCTGCTTATCTTATCCACTCACATCTATCAGCTAACTTGTGCTTCTGCATGTTGAAAGGATTCTTCTTTGTTTTAATTATAAGGTGGTGAATGTGCTACTCCATCCGTCCCAAAATACTTGTCGTGTTTCACGTCTCGAGCATCAAAGGACATGAgcttgatcaatattttgataTGTATTTTTCCACCATATTGATATGACAAGAATTGCAAATTATAGTATTTTTCATATAGTTTTCGAATatctaaaatttaatttaaattttttaaattaatctAATCTAACTTAGCTTCAAAGATTAGTCAAATTGACTTTCGAGAAACGAAACATGACAAGTATTTTGGGACTGAGGGAGTAATTCTCAGTAATTATCACAACAAGGTATAAGAATCATAATTGTGAGAGTTAATAAAGTTGGTGGAGAACTATGAGGTCTCGGGTTGAAATTCCAATGGAGACAAAAATACTAAGTTTTTTCTTACCATTTGTCTTAAGCCTTGGTGGACAGAATTACCCAGTACCTGTGCGGGTGGGAGGTAGCATGTACCCGATGGAATTAGTTGAGGTGCACTCTAGCTTGTCAGCTCCCCCATGTCGGTGCGATATTAAAACATAATTTATTCCTTGCGCGTTGAAACGGTAAAAATGGCTCAAGTGTTCGGGCAGCGTACCACACTTTAAGGTGTGGCTtactagtggtcaatgaagtggaaGGAgaccatgaggtctcaggttcaaattcCAATGGAGTACAAAAAATAATAGGTGATTTGCTTAGCCCTAGTGGATTGAGTTACCCGGCACCTGGGCTgatgggaggtagcaggtacacAGTGGAATAGTTAGGTGCGCGTAAGCTGGCCCGGACTGCAATGCcatcacaaaaaaataataattccaGGCAGCATAGTACAACTCGGTTTTTTCCTCACCTATATGGAAGAAAATGAAGATATTTGTTTTCTGTGCGCCTCTCTTTTTTCTCCTCTTGGCAGAATCTACACCATGCAAAGAGTTATCGAGTTCATGCAGTAAGCACGCAACATTGgtcaagttaaaatcatcaacgaCCTGAATGTGCTGAATCACATAGAAACTATGAGAGCTAAAGGGCTATATTCACAATGATTGTTTGGATCTGTtgaaaatgattgcttaatatttGGTATTTGGTAGAGACCAGGCTTCGAATTGCAACAGAGGCAAAAAAAGCTACTATTTGCTTTCTTCTCACCTAGTTGTATGGTCTTCTCTTCAGATCTTCCCTTCTATTGAATTCTCCATCTTGCTTTTTCATCTTAAACTTTAAGATTGTTGCTCCAGAATATGGTTGCCTATCGACACGTAAACCACTTCCAGATAAGAAATTGATCTGATCACAGCACTGCTTACTTCCCAACTGTTTGATTATTTCTTACTTCTTTTCTCTGCTTTCACTGGTAGTGTTCGGATAGTTTGTGGAAGCCAGAATTTTTTTCCAATAGCTGAAAGAAGAAAATTAAAACATGTCAAATAAAGGGAAAAACATATTAGGCATGCTCATTTGGTTTTGTATGTATGTTTAGGTGGTTCATGGATTGGCAGAGGTACGTTGGCCAGCCACTGGGTGCTTATCCCTTTAACGAGGACGCTACTCAATCTCAGCCTTCTCTATTGCCAAACACAGCTAGTAGACCTGGACCAATCGATAATAGTGATATAATAATTAGGGAAATTGATGGCGAGAGTGATGATCCCCAGCTTATCATAACTTTGGAAGAAGGGCGTGATTATGTGTTGGTCGCACAAGAAGTATGGGAGAGGCTCTCTGAATGGTaagtttttcttgtttatttctcTTTACACTTCCCATTAGCAGATGGTGCAGTGGAACTTATCTTGGCAACACCTCTTATGATGTTCTGGAAAGTACTCCAATTTTGTACTAGAGGCATTTTCTGTTGAAATGACAGCTATGCAATTTTCCATATGGTTGGAATTAACAGTTATGTATATGGATGGTTATGGTTGACTGTCAAGATTAGATTATTTTTCTGTTCCTTAATAATTTTTCGTTTTCATTGGAAGGGGGAACTCAATCAGAGCAGTAGTTCTTCTTCTTGCAATTAAGTGACTGTGCTAGTTAGGGTTTCAAAATACTTCTTCAGAGCCGATTGTACGAGTATTGACTTTCCACTAGGATTTCCGTGCCATTCTTTGCCCTGGTTTTTAATACATGCTAGTGATCTGCTAATATCATGAGTGAAGTATCTGGGTTCTCACGTGCTTTCCTTTCCTAATCTTTTTTTTGGGGATAAATACTCTACTGCCTTTAGGTACAAGGGAGGACCAGCATTGCCTCGAAAGATGATTTCTATGGGAGATGCCAAGCAACTTAGCGTGGAAGTGTTCCCATTGTGTCTCAATTTACACGATACTAGAGATAGAAGTCACAAGGTTATAAGGTTAAGTAAAAAGGTATAGTACGGCCTTGCTCTCTCTATTTAAAGGAAATTCATTTTTGCCacttcaaataaaaaaatcacCTTATGTCAGGGTGCCCTCTTGTTATCTTTTGCTTTTGATCTCTAATTAACAATCAGTCTACATCCACTTATCCTTTCAGCCGGTAGTGTCGTGGCTGTTTAAGAATATTGCTAAATAcactatttactttttttttgtttttcgctGGAGAAATATCAATCGTTTTGTCAGTCGGTTttagtttaaataaataattgtggGATTTGGATCCGCTGATCATCATCGTATAATTGTGGAACTTAGATCCGCTCATCATTGTCGTTATTGTCATTGCTGTcctcatcattatcattatcaatttAAATTCCAAATTGATCAAATGTGATAGAAAATGAGGAGCGGTGCATGGAGAATGATGTCTAATATGCTATTGGAGCACACATAAACTTTCATGGTCTTTTTTTGTACTTTTGCACCCTCTTTAACTTAGTGACTGGGTGAAACTGCTAGCTCTATGGAGGCTGCTCATAAGGTTATATTGTGGCACGTTCATTTCATTTTTGTCCGGATATTCATCAATGTGACGTACTAGCTGCATCTTTTCTTTGTGTTTTTGGTGATT contains:
- the LOC107759524 gene encoding uncharacterized protein LOC107759524, with protein sequence MKSRSHRLPVANPQDDWVDGSWTVDCVCGVNFDDGEEMVNCDECGVWVHTRCERYVKSEKLFACDKCKNKARRNDSEETEVARLLVELPTKTLRMNHPYPNNVPIRKPFRLWTDLPMEERVHMQGVPGGDPGLFSGLSSVFGRELWKCGGYVPKKFNFQYREFPCWENETREAHDNTSDKGNEMTTGNGAGALFLLSKENRLFSPAVNPVSEKPVIESNGAMDSDATTRSANDVKKGTGLLGPSMIQGSKRKKEEFGMSKDQSGKKKSKIVEKEGYLKKDTHASRPDRGPMAVKTDIQRTKFGNTREVLAAVGILEGPRVHNHNTKSYCDIPASSECSSKIVSCDVSKRCSTSEAHLREDKIRNYVPARVEDSPMENDGAATSLERSDSASLPTTDKVATNATNNKEEVAVCLGTESQMVEPMIEIVTCRGSDIKRHPNIESSSDDKVICSSELDAKLTAEVHSDPAGLEFQYSLSSNGKLDITKSLPKPSGISSGCLSEKAEVNITTVVNSEYSDCKLEEDDKKAPMGDNNITNTDESPSALCQSNQESKIAEVAVGPRKSSGHKESSKPAEDAPRSSLPVTNPLPASNHRKVVLSMGKSSTGTTKSSAPENQTSSKARNHDSNGRPRGMSEINLSNKRERESMDSGRDEERRERPKKMLKELPKSSVGSASKTSQSTKLSHAPVKRTVSEAKDSVLNSSAKTSAVRSNPAGSHSAESSTSLQSESASHVHNKATGTHLTQKGEKINQPNSQPSSKVNTHLMHPPSSSSPAALSDEELALLLHQELNSSPRVPRVPRMRHAGSLPQLTSPTGTSVLMKRTSSGGGKDHGLTSKRKSKDIGKDGSNCSQEEVVQETKKSERSISPGCRREEDSVIKRGGDGGSAKSVQSLKKSNILASNTSASSSLCASKEANKQNLSSMHNSPSAAAADDAKVVGHPSRRTLPGLLAEIMSKGQRMTYEELCNAVLPHWPNLRKHNGERYAYSSHSQAVLDCLRNRSEWSRLVDRGPKTSTSRKRRKLDVDSQFTESEDNEDCMDRAAKDIRNRTFESNQEEFPKGKRKARKRRRLALQGRGIKDVRRRHKAEVSSDEEIASSSESREDSMFSEDEVQGGETSPAGNEASASSDERVTML